In Carya illinoinensis cultivar Pawnee chromosome 10, C.illinoinensisPawnee_v1, whole genome shotgun sequence, one DNA window encodes the following:
- the LOC122278029 gene encoding ras-related protein RABB1c-like, with the protein MSYAYLFKYIIIGDTGVGKSCLLLQFTDKRFQPVHDLTIGVEFGARMITIDNKPIKLQIWDTAGQESFRSITRSYYRGAAGALLVYDITRRETFNHLASWLEDARQHANANMTIMLIGNKSDLAHRRAVSTEEGEQFAKEHGLIFMEASAKTAQNVEEAFIKTAATIYKKIQDGVFDVSNESYGIKVGYGGIPGPSGGRDGSSSQGGGCCG; encoded by the exons GAGTTGGAAAATCATGTCTTCTGCTACAGTTCACGGACAAGCGGTTCCAGCCAGTGCATGATCTAACCATTGGTGTGGAGTTTGGGGCCAGGATGATTACCATTGACAATAAACCCATTAAGCTTCAAATCTGGGACACG GCTGGTCAAGAATCCTTCAGATCTATTACGAGGTCCTATTATAGGGGGGCTGCTGGTGCATTGCTTGTATATGATATTACCAG GAGGGAGACTTTTAACCACTTGGCTAGCTGGCTGGAAGATGCAAGGCAACATGCAAATGCAAACATGACTATAATGCTTATTGGTAATAAGAGCGATTTGGCTCACAGAAGGGCAGTGAGCACAGAGGAAGGGGAGCAGTTTGCAAAGGAGCATGGGTTGATTTTCATGGAGGCCTCTGCTAAAACTGCTCAGAACGTTGAGGAG GCATTTATAAAAACAGCTGCTACCATTTACAAGAAGATTCAGGATGGAGTTTTTGATGTATCAAATGAG TCTTATGGAATAAAGGTTGGATACGGTGGAATCCCAGGACCATCAGGAGGCAGAGATGGCTCTTCTTCTCAAGGCGGAGGCTGTTGCGGTTGA